A region of the Arenibacter antarcticus genome:
TAACTTTAAATTAGTCGTTTATATGGTATTAGAACTAATATTGTCTTATAATTAAGTTGAATTTACAGCGGCTTACAGGCAACGTTTAATTAGATTGTAAAAAATGAAAAAACTTGCACTATTTTGTCTGTTTTGTGCGGTATTTAAGATTTCGGCTCAGGAAGACAGGGTGATTACCACTGCAGTTCCATTTTTGACCATTGCCGCAGATGCACGGGCCTCTGGTATGGGGGATATGGGAGTAGCCACCTCTGTAGATGCCTTTTCGCAACAATGGAATCCTGCGAAATTTGCTTTCGCAGAACGTAAAATTGGGTTTGGACTTAGTTATACCCCCTATCTGGAAAGTATCATTACAGATATTTCATTACTCAGTGCTAGCTTTCATAATAAAATTAATGATAGAAGTGCCTTTGCCTTTGGAATCCGTTATTTCACCTTGGGAGAAATAGAACTACGGCAATTTGCTGGAGATCCAGGTAGATTGGCCAAGCCGAACGAACTTGCATTTGATGGTTCCTATTCCTTAAAATTAAGTCAGACTTTTTCCATGGCCGTTGCTGGACGCTATATTAGTTCCAATCTAAAATTGCCCGATAATGGCAGTGAGGACTCCAAAGCGGCAAGTGCGTTTGCTGTGGATGTTTCTGGTTATTACCGGTCTAGAGAAATGGCCTATGATAACTTTGATGGGCGATGGAGGGCTGGGTTCAATATTGCTAATCTAGGAAGTAAGATCAAATATGACGATGGAGGTCAAGAGAATTTCTTGCCAACTAATCTAAAGGTAGGTGTAGGTTTCGATTTTATTCTTGATCATGATAATGTATTGGGAATTACTACAGAATTCAATAAATTATTGGTGCCAACGCCTCAAGATTTTAACGATGATGGAGTAATCAACGGCGTGGACAACGATGAATATCAGAAAATCACCTTTTTTGAAGGGGTGTTTAAATCGTTTGGGGATGCTCCAGATGGTTTTAGCGAGGAATTAAAGGAACTTACTTGGGCCTTGGGAGCTGAATATGTGTACCAGGATGCCTTTATGTTAAGGACAGGATATTTTAACGAGAGTGATGTAAAAGGATCAAGAAAATTTTTCACCCTAGGTGCCGGATTTAAATTTAATTCAGCGCAGGTAGATCTTTCCTATTTATTCTCTACC
Encoded here:
- the porV gene encoding type IX secretion system outer membrane channel protein PorV; translated protein: MKKLALFCLFCAVFKISAQEDRVITTAVPFLTIAADARASGMGDMGVATSVDAFSQQWNPAKFAFAERKIGFGLSYTPYLESIITDISLLSASFHNKINDRSAFAFGIRYFTLGEIELRQFAGDPGRLAKPNELAFDGSYSLKLSQTFSMAVAGRYISSNLKLPDNGSEDSKAASAFAVDVSGYYRSREMAYDNFDGRWRAGFNIANLGSKIKYDDGGQENFLPTNLKVGVGFDFILDHDNVLGITTEFNKLLVPTPQDFNDDGVINGVDNDEYQKITFFEGVFKSFGDAPDGFSEELKELTWALGAEYVYQDAFMLRTGYFNESDVKGSRKFFTLGAGFKFNSAQVDLSYLFSTSKVRNPLENTLRFSLTFNLGDEFYND